Genomic segment of Gracilinanus agilis isolate LMUSP501 unplaced genomic scaffold, AgileGrace unplaced_scaffold24400, whole genome shotgun sequence:
tattgaatatgCTACCAGATAAACAATGAAATACAAACACGAATCTCTCACTATACCTTGTGTATGGCCAGTAAATGTCAGATAACCAGAGGTAGCAAATAGGACActgataaatatagaaatcacGACTGATATGTGAATGACTCGAGACCATTTAACCACTGTGGGTTCCTCCAGGGAGCCATAAATTAAGAAGCTGTTATGGTGGCAAATGAATGCTATAATAGAAAATAAGGAGAAAGTTGTTAAAACACACCCTACATTTGATCCAAGTTCTCTTCTTTATTACAGAAAAGGTTAAGACTTTTGTCACTACTCAGATCAGGACTGTGTGGTAGCCTCATGCCATTTCTGACAAAAGCATCCCTTTTGATGGAAAGTTGAAAATTCATCCCCCTTTTTGTCAATCTCCTTGGATAGTCTTAGGTACAAATAATAGAGCAGTTTAAAAAGACCATGCTATTAATAACAAGTATCACCAAAAACTTTGGAAGAACATCCTGACACCTGTTAAATTTCCAAGCTAAGAAATATAATtgtaataagaaaattatttggcTTAGGAAGGATTTATTTATGTGTAAACAGAGACTTTGGTGATAAATGGATAGGGTTAATAGCTAATTTTACTTATTCAcatgctgctaatagaaaagctAAAGTACTGGGCATCTAAAAATGAACCAAAGTACTTTTATACCAGACAGGTGCCCAAGGCTGAAAGACCAGAGTTACTTGCTTACCAAATGACATAACACCAACTGCTTGAATTGCATTGGGCTTTGCAAAAACCCAGGCATCTTCTGTTCTTGTTCTGGGAGGGAAAAGAATTTTACTATTACAACTATTAAACAGTTTTGTATgattaaaagcaataaaaatgaataagattaACAGAGATTGCTTGAGTTGTCacatgaaattaaattttatattgatAAGACAACATATAAGAAAGGACTCCTGTATCCTTAATTAActgcaaaataaacaaaatataaatgaaaggtGAGATATAGGAAATCCTGATaatattctccctctcctcccacttCCATCTTCCACTGTAGGCCAATAACACCCTCGCAGCCTTTATACTTCTTCGGGAAAGACTATTTCGTACATTTTATATTATGGGgaaaggaataataattatattgcaataactatgtataataatatatgataattaataaagtatttattaactgcctactttGTGTtgggaactgtgctaaatgctttataactattattatatttgatattattattat
This window contains:
- the LOC123254543 gene encoding putative sodium-coupled neutral amino acid transporter 11, with product TRTEDAWVFAKPNAIQAVGVMSFAFICHHNSFLIYGSLEEPTVVKWSRVIHISVVISIFISVLFATSGYLTFTGHTQGDLFENYCRNDGLVNFGRFCYGITVILTYPIECFVTRE